Below is a window of Holophagales bacterium DNA.
ACTTCTTCCCGGCACTGCGCCCCGCCGGGCTCCTCGAGTCGCTTCGCGAGGAAAGGAAGCGGGACGGGCGCCGGCTCCTCCTCTCTCTCCTCGAGGTGCACGGACCTCCCGCGCGCGACGCCGCGCTGGAGAAGCTCTCCGCGGCCGCTTCGGTTCCGGCGGACGAGACCGACTGGTATTTCCTGCGGAATCTCCTCTACGTGCTTCGGAAGGTCCCCAGGACCGCGGAGGCCCCGTCTGAAGGCGAGATCGACTTTCTCTTCCGCCTCTCGGAACCCTCGCAGCCCGTGCCCCTCGTCAAGGAGGCGCTCGCGAACCTGGCGCAGACGCGGCACGAAAGGGCCGAGCAGATTCTCGTGGCCCGCCTCTCGCAGCTCGAGTCGACAGTGGCGAAGGCGGGTGCGGTCGTACCGCCCGACCTCCTCCAGCTCCTCGACAAGACCTGCAGCGCCCTCGCCCGGCAGGGGACCCCCGCGACCCTCCGGGCCATCGTCGACCACGGCCTGAAGGGCGCGGTCGGGCCTTCCGGCTCCGTCGTCCGGCTCGGCCACCTCGGCGGACACGACCTGTCCTCGCAGGAGGACCTCGTCGACCGCCTTCTCAAGGCGCTGCGCAGCGTGCTGCCGGTCAAGGTCCTCGGCTTCGTCCTGTCCTCCAGCGGCAGCGCCGACGCCGAGGCGCGGCACCTCGTGAAGGCCCTTTCGGGGACTCCCGCACCGCCGGTCCAGCGTCTCTTCGAGGAGATCGCCCGCAAGTACCCCGACCGGGAATTCGGCCGCGAGGCGAAGAAGGCCCTCGCCTTCTTCGAGCAGCCGCGCAAGGCCGCCGAGTCTCCCGGGCCCGCCAGCCTCGCGGGAGACCTCGAGGTCTTCGGCCTTCCCACCCTTCTCCAGACCCTCGAGCAGACACAGGCGACGGGGATGCTCACGCTCAAGGACGGTCGCGGCTCGGAGATCGGCGGGGTGGCGTTCGAAGGGGGGCACGTGAGGGGCGCCGCGTCCGGGACGCTCCGCGGCGTCGACGCTTTCCACCAGCTTCTCGAAAGGCCCGCAGCGGCGTCCTTCGCCTTCGCCCGCGCCGCCTCGCTGCGGCCCGAGGACGCCAACCTCCCCACGCCACAGCCCGTCATGGGCCTTCTCCTCGAGGGGATGCGCCGCTACGACGAGCTGCAGCGCTCCGCTGCGCTCATCCCCGACGGCGCGCGCCTGCGCCCCACGGGGTCGAAGCCGACCCGCCTTCCGCAGGAGGACGATCCGAAGCTCCTGTCCGCGGTCTGGGCGAGGGTCTCCCAGGGGGCGACCGCCACCGAATGCGAAGGCGTGTTCGCCACCGACGCCTTCCGCGTCCGCCGCCTCCTCGTCCACTGGGTCGAGGAGGGGTCGCTCCAGGTCGTCCCGGAGTAGACCCCGGAGTAGCCCCCCGTGCCAGGCGTGCAGTCGTGTATTGTTTTCAACAATACACGACTGCACGCCTGGCACGAGATCGGGGCCGGGGCCCCGGAGGCGCCTAGAACCCGGCTCGGAGCGTGACGAGGAACTCGTCGGGGTGGACGACGGCGGCCTTCGTCCGCATGTCGTGACGGGCGTACTCGACGGTCAGGTCGACGTTCCGGACGATGCCGGCGCGGAAGCCGACGTCGAACTTCGACCAGTCCCACGCGAAGGACGGGGCGAGGAAGCCGGCGGGCGTGGAGAAGGCGTTGTCGATCCGCGAGACGCGGACGGCGGGCTGGATCCAGTTGAACCAGGGCTGGTCGCCGACGGCGAAGAGGCCGTTCAGCGGAATGCGCCAGGCCGCCTCCACTTCGTAGCCGCGGCGTACCAGGCCCGCGAGGTCCTGGTAGACGTACTGGCCGAAGAGAGAGAAGCGCTCCCAGCGCGCTTCGACGTTCACTCCTGCCTCGGTCTTGTCGCGGCCGTCGATCCAGCCGGCGGTCCCGGGAGGAACGTCGTCGAGAAGGTCGAGGTCGCCGCCGTAGACCGTCCCCTCGATCGCGAGCCGGTCGGCGAGCTGGCGGTGGTACATCCATCCGAGGACGTCGAGCCCGCGCCTTCCGTCCTGGGACACGACACGGAAGCCGAGACCGCCGCCGGCCTGGAAGCCGCCGTCGAGGCGCGTGTCGTTCGCCTGCGCGTCGTAGAGGATGGGGAAGCCCGTGCCGTACGGCGCGTCGTCGAGACGCGAGAGATCCTCTCGCTCCGGCGTGCCGTTGTCCCCCGCCAGGGCGTTCGGGTCGCGCAGGAAGACGGGGTTCCCGTTGGCCCCCGCCGCGCGCCAGTAGAGGACCTTGCCGAGACTCCCGCCCGCCTCGACACCGATCTCCTCGAAACGATTCACGGCCGTCCCCCAGAGACCGTAGCTCTCCAGGCGCCGCGTCAGCTGCTTGGCGAAGCGGGGCGCCTTCCCCGCCTGGACGTAGAGGCTCGTGCCGTCGAAGGCCTTCAGCCCGTCGACCCGCTTGCCGAAGCGCAGCCACGCCTCGCGGACCCTCACCGCGTCCGCCGTCGACGTCGGGTTGCGGTTGTAGAGGTCGATGAAGTGGATCTCGACCTTGGCCTTCAGCCCTTTGGTCAGCTCCCCCTCGCCGATCAGGTTGACCGTCGAGACCTCGAACGAGCCGCCCGGATCGACGGTGGCCTCGAAGACGTCGACGCCCTGCATCCGGCCGACCTTTACGTAGTAGTTCTTCGAGTCGCGAAAGTGGAGCTTGACCTCGCCCTTCAATCGGAATCGGCCGTCTCCCGTCGAGAGCCCGCCCCCTTCCTGCGCAGGCGCCGGGAGAGACGTGGTCGCGAATAGCGCGAGAACGATGGACAGCGACGTGCGGCGGGCTCGAGCGCGCATGGGAGATCTCCTTCCGGCGAGTGCGCGAATCCTAGCAGGGACCCCGCACGCAGCGGCAACTCCCCGACGCCCTACTGCCTTTCCCGTCGCCCTCTTGCCCGCCGCCCCTACGGCAGCTCGACGACCGTCCTTCCCCCTTCCGTGACCGTGAAGGCC
It encodes the following:
- a CDS encoding DUF4388 domain-containing protein encodes the protein MEPTPVSPEVQEALLELSQYLSDTLPPMMVAGSVELLASQPPVLVAEQIRGWTAAQYQGRTASLPVSDYLFHALKKIHLLAELKLVPTDKALRLLGGILPLLETFCPEEDRGLLRDNVSRLGSAATVLTSPVETIYRQVGTEQPLASRGRPADAPPTAAGAAPSAAASLASPAGPQATTDDVARGLARFGLLVERLEKSLPKEGGRKPSDALTAQLLATAATASRSSRELEENLARLSRIGVDVPTGDALFRKLSESLPGWGVPVNPDADETIGPGARGSVVGAMRRLVTLAPGAEEGAKRFREMVQAGIEQFNEGNLGRAVTLFSLAEQVIRRERVEKPVAQAMRARSHETLDAARMRAYAEKPENHFGLKTILDFFPALRPAGLLESLREERKRDGRRLLLSLLEVHGPPARDAALEKLSAAASVPADETDWYFLRNLLYVLRKVPRTAEAPSEGEIDFLFRLSEPSQPVPLVKEALANLAQTRHERAEQILVARLSQLESTVAKAGAVVPPDLLQLLDKTCSALARQGTPATLRAIVDHGLKGAVGPSGSVVRLGHLGGHDLSSQEDLVDRLLKALRSVLPVKVLGFVLSSSGSADAEARHLVKALSGTPAPPVQRLFEEIARKYPDREFGREAKKALAFFEQPRKAAESPGPASLAGDLEVFGLPTLLQTLEQTQATGMLTLKDGRGSEIGGVAFEGGHVRGAASGTLRGVDAFHQLLERPAAASFAFARAASLRPEDANLPTPQPVMGLLLEGMRRYDELQRSAALIPDGARLRPTGSKPTRLPQEDDPKLLSAVWARVSQGATATECEGVFATDAFRVRRLLVHWVEEGSLQVVPE